Proteins encoded by one window of Engraulis encrasicolus isolate BLACKSEA-1 chromosome 23, IST_EnEncr_1.0, whole genome shotgun sequence:
- the LOC134439514 gene encoding protocadherin gamma-A11-like codes for MAWQVLLFISAMSLGLALGQVSYSIPEEMPKGSVVGNIAQDLGLDLKRLKSGKARIYTDQSTEYIELNRDRGVLAIKERIDREALCGQTTPCALHFQVILEKPMELYRVTVEITDINDNPPSFTVDEMKFEISELANAGARFVLETAVDNDVGINGLQSYSLQPAEHFALKTQNLADGRKTVEIVLQKQLDREQQEHMSLLLTALDGGEPQMSGTMAILITIIDANDNAPVCSQPIYKTSVKENAPKSTLLTRVSASDADQGTNGIVTYALSSTAKALSEIFQINSKDGALTLIGQLDFEKNKEYEIPVQVKDQGGLSDTCKVIVDVTDVNDNSPMISIISESNEISENSEIGTVVTMLNIKDADTAENGNVNCVLNENIPFAIKASSNVFYSISTDDVLDREQDSSYNITVTCSDEGTPSLSSSVTLSLKISDVNDNPPVFSSAKYYASVLENNAPGVSIFRIQAKDADWNQNARVSYILEDSTVNGVRISSYVSVSADSGVINAVSSFDFEQIKNFKFQVKAQDGGSPPLSSNVTVRINIQDQNDNAPQVLYPVQTSSSVVAEMVPRSADIGYLVTKVVAVDVDSGQNAWLSYKLQKATDRALFEVGAQNGEIRTIRQVTDKDAVKQKLTVVVEDNGQPSRSATVNVNVALADSFPEVLSEFTDFTHDKEYNDNLTFYLVLALAVVSFLFIVSLIAILSVKCYRWKQERMFYKSNGNLPVIPYYPPLYADVGGTGTLPHPQVFNYDAYRTVDSRTSDVKYDRTCSRSIVSLDTPGTATLPHFRTEKLICDDSTEQVRLYLHTLSYIASEM; via the exons ATGGCGTGGCAAGTACTATTGTTCATTTCAGCAATGTCTCTCGGTTTAGCGCTGGGTCAAGTCAGCTACTCTATTCCAGAGGAAATGCCAAAAGGATCTGTTGTAGGCAACATAGCACAGGATTTGGGATTGGATTTAAAAAGACTTAAATCAGGCAAAGCACGCATTTACACCGACCAAAGCACCGAATACATCGAGCTGAACAGAGACAGGGGAGTGCTCGCTATCAAAGAAAGAAttgacagagaggctttgtgtggTCAGACGACGCCCTGCGCGTTGCATTTTCAGGTTATTCTGGAGAAACCAATGGAGCTGTACAGAGTAACGGTAGAGATAACAGATATTAATGACAATCCTCCGTCTTTCACAGTTGATGAAATGAAATTTGAAATAAGTGAGCTTGCGAATGCAGGAGCTCGGTTCGTGTTAGAGACGGCTGTCGACAATGACGTCGGCATAAATGGCTTACAAAGCTACTCCTTACAGCCCGCCGAACATTTTGCTTTGAAAACCCAGAATTTGGCAGACGGTAGAAAAACCGTGGAGATAGTTTTGCAGAAGCAGTTAGATCGGGAACAACAAGAGCACATGTCTCTGTTGCTCACTGCCTTAGATGGAGGAGAGCCTCAAATGTCTGGCACGATGGCGATTCTTATAACGATAATAGACGCAAATGACAATGCCCCAGTTTGCTCTCAGCCTATTTACAAGACCAGTGTGAAGGAGAATGCACCCAAAAGCACTCTTCTGACAAGGGTTAGCGCATCCGATGCGGACCAAGGTACAAACGGCATTGTCACGTACGCATTGTCCAGTACTGCGAAAGCTTTGTCTGAAATATTTCAGATTAACAGCAAGGACGGAGCACTGACACTAATAGGACAGTTAGACTTCGAGAAAAATAAAGAGTATGAAATTCCAGTTCAAGTGAAAGACCAGGGTGGTCTTTCTGACACTTGCAAAGTGATTGTGGATGTCACGGATGTAAATGACAACAGTCCTATGATAAGCATAATTTCTGAATCGAATGAAATATCTGAAAACTCAGAAATTGGCACCGTTGTGACTATGTTGAACATTAAAGACGCAGACACGGCAGAAAATGGGAATGTGAACTGTGTTCTTAATGAAAACATTCCTTTTGCTATAAAAGCCTCATCCAATGTTTTTTACAGCATTAGTACGGATGATGTTTTAGATCGAGAGCAAGACTCTAGCTATAACATCACAGTGACGTGCTCTGACGAGGGCACGCCATCTCTGTCCAGCAGCGTCACTCTCTCTTTAAAGATCAGTGATGTAAATGATAACCCTCCTGTGTTCAGCAGTGCTAAATACTACGCTTCCGTTTTAGAAAATAACGCACCGGGCGTGTCCATATTCCGCATACAAGCCAAAGATGCAGACTGGAACCAAAATGCCCGCGTGTCCTACATTCTAGAGGATTCCACCGTTAATGGAGTGCGCATTTCGTCTTATGTGTCAGTCAGTGCAGATAGCGGAGTGATCAACGCCGTGTCGTCTTTTGATTTCGAGCAAATAAAGAATTTCAAATTCCAAGTCAAAGCACAAGATGGGGGATCCCCTCCACTAAGCAGTAATGTAACTGTCCGGATAAATATCCAGGATCAGAATGACAATGCGCCTCAGGTACTTTATCCAGTTCAAACTAGCAGCTCTGTGGTGGCAGAGATGGTGCCTCGTTCAGCAGATATAGGCTATCTGGTCACTAAAGTGGTGGCTGTGGATGTGGACTCTGGTCAGAATGCCTGGCTCTCTTATAAACTACAGAAAGCGACAGACAGGGCTCTGTTTGAAGTGGGCGCACAGAATGGAGAAATAAGAACCATCAGACAGGTGACTGATAAAGATGCTGTGAAGCAAAAGCTCACTGTTGTAGTGGAGGACAACGGACAGCCCTCTCGCTCTGCTACAGTGAATGTCAATGTGGCTTTAGCTGACAGCTTTCCAGAAGTGCTCTCCGAGTTCACCGACTTTACGCACGACAAGGAGTACAACGACAACCTGACTTTTTACCTAGTTTTGGCCTTAGCAGTTGTCTCCTTCCTATTTATTGTCTCTCTCATAGCCATACTGTCAGTGAAGTGCTACAGATGGAAACAGGAGAGGATGTTTTATAAGTCCAATGGAAATCTCCCCGTCATTCCATATTACCCTCCTCTTTACGCAGACGTAGGGGGCACAGGCACACTGCCACACCCACAAGTGTTCAATTATGACGCCTACAGAACTGTGGACTCTAGAACGAGTGATGTCAAATATGATAGAACTTGCAGCCGCAGCATTGTCAGTCTGGATACCCCAGGGACCGCCACGCTGCCTCACTTCAGGACTGAAAAACTGATATGCGACGATTCAACAGAGCAGGTGAGGCTTTATTTGCATACTTTATCAT ACATTGCGTCTGAGATGTGA
- the LOC134439515 gene encoding protocadherin gamma-A10-like, protein MARQVLLFISALYLGLARGQVSYSIPEEMPKGSVVGNIAQDLGLDLKRLKVGKARIYTDQSTEYIELNRDRGVLAIKERIDREALCGQTTPCALHFQVILEKPMELYRVTVEITDINDNPPTFTVSEMKFEISELANAGARFELETAIDNDVGINGLQGYSLKPTDHFVLKTQNLADGTKTVEMVLQKPLDREKQEQMSLLLTALDGGEPQMSGTMGILITVLDANDNAPVCNQALYKASVKENTPKGTLLTTVSASDADQGSNSIVSYSLSSTAKALAGLFQINSDDGALILIGSIDFEKHKEYQIPVQAKDQGGHSDTCKVILDITDVNDNSPLISIISESNEISENSEIGTVVTMLNIKDADTAENGNVNCILNDNIPFAIQTSSDGFHSISTHDVLDREQVSLYNITVTCSDEGTPSLSSSVTLSLKISDVNDNPPVFSSTIYEASVLENNAPGVSIFRIQAKDADWNQNARVSYILEDSTVNGVRISSYVSVSADSGVINAVSSFDFEQIKNFQFQVKAQDGGSPPLSSNVTVRINIQDQNDNAPQVLYPVQTSSSVVAEMVPRSADVGYLVTKVVAVDVDSGQNAWLSYKLQKATDRALFEVGAQNGEIRTIRQVTDKDAVKQKLTVVVEDNGQPSRSATVNVNVALADSFPEVLSEFSDFTHDKEYNDNLTFYLVLALAVVSFLFIVSLIAILSVKCYRWKQERLFYKSNGNLPVIPYYPPLYADVGGTGTLSHPQVFNYDAYRTVDSRTSDVKYDTTYSRSIVSLDTPGTATLPPFRTEKLINDDSTEQVRLYSHTSYWLTLLIST, encoded by the coding sequence ATGGCGCGGCAAGTACTGTTGTTCATTTCAGCACTGTATCTCGGTTTAGCGCGAGGACAAGTCAGCTACTCTATTCCAGAGGAAATGCCAAAAGGTTCTGTTGTAGGCAACATAGCGCAGGATTTAGGGTTAGATCTGAAAAGACTTAAAGTAGGCAAAGCACGCATTTACACCGACCAAAGCACCGAATACATCGAGCTGAACAGAGACAGAGGAGTACTCGCTATCAAAGAAAGGAttgacagagaggctttgtgtggTCAGACGACGCCCTGCGCTTTGCATTTTCAGGTCATTCTGGAGAAACCGATGGAATTGTACAGAGTTACAGTAGAAATTACTGATATTAATGATAATCCTCCGACTTTCACAGTTAGTGAAATGAAATTTGAAATAAGTGAGCTCGCAAATGCAGGAGCTCGGTTCGAGTTAGAGACTGCAATCGACAATGATGTGGGCATAAATGGCTTACAGGGTTACTCCTTGAAGCCTACTGACCATTTTGTTTTGAAAACGCAGAATTTGGCAGATGGTACGAAAACTGTGGAGATGGTTTTACAGAAGCCGTTAGATCGGGAAAAACAAGAGCAAATGTCTCTGTTGCTCACTGCCTTAGATGGAGGAGAGCCTCAAATGTCTGGCACGATGGGAATTCTTATCACAGTTTTAGATGCAAATGACAATGCTCCCGTTTGTAACCAGGCTCTGTATAAGGCCAGCGTGAAAGAGAATACACCTAAAGGCACCCTTTTAACTACTGTAAGTGCATCAGATGCTGACCAAGGTTCAAATAGTATTGTTTCATATTCGCTGTCAAGCACTGCAAAAGCACTCGCTGGGTTATTTCAAATAAACAGTGATGACGGAGCATTGATATTGATTGGGAGCATAGACTTCGAGAAACATAAAGAGTACCAGATTCCAGTGCAAGCGAAAGACCAAGGAGGCCATTCTGACACTTGCAAAGTTATTTTGGATATTACGGATGTAAATGACAACAGCCCCTTGATAAGCATAATTTCTGAATCGAATGAAATATCTGAGAATTCTGAGATTGGTACCGTTGTGACCATGTTGAACATCAAAGACGCAGACACGGCAGAAAATGGGAATGTGAATTGCATTCTTAATGATAACATTCCTTTTGCCATACAGACTTCATCCGATGGCTTTCACAGCATTAGTACGCATGATGTTTTAGATCGAGAGCAAGTGTCTCTCTACAACATCACCGTGACGTGCTCTGACGAAGGCACGCCATCTCTGTCCAGCAGCGTCACTCTGTCTTTAAAGATCAGTGATGTAAATGATAACCCTCCTGTGTTCAGCAGTACCATATACGAAGCTTCAGTTTTAGAAAATAACGCACCGGGCGTGTCCATATTCCGCATACAAGCCAAAGATGCAGACTGGAACCAAAATGCCCGCGTGTCCTACATTCTGGAGGATTCCACCGTTAATGGAGTGCGCATTTCGTCGTATGTGTCAGTCAGTGCAGACAGTGGAGTGATCAACGCCGTCTCCTCTTTTGATTTCGAGCAAATAAAGAATTTTCAGTTCCAAGTCAAAGCGCAAGATGGGGGCTCCCCTCCACTTAGTAGTAATGTAACTGTCCGGATAAATATCCAGGATCAGAATGACAATGCGCCTCAGGTACTTTATCCAGTTCAAACTAGCAGCTCTGTGGTGGCAGAGATGGTGCCTCGTTCAGCAGATGTAGGCTATCTAGTCACTAAAGTGGTGGCTGTGGATGTGGACTCTGGTCAGAATGCCTGGCTCTCTTATAAACTACAGAAAGCGACAGACAGGGCTCTGTTTGAAGTGGGCGCACAGAATGGAGAAATAAGAACCATCAGACAGGTGACTGATAAAGATGCTGTGAAGCAAAAGCTCACTGTTGTGGTGGAGGACAACGGACAGCCCTCTCGCTCTGCTACTGTGAATGTCAACGTGGCTTTAGCTGACAGCTTTCCAGAAGTGCTCTCTGAATTCAGTGATTTTACGCACGACAAGGAGTACAACGACAACCTGACTTTTTATCtagttttggctttagcagttgtcTCCTTCCTATTTATTGTCTCTCTCATAGCCATACTGTCAGTGAAGTGCTACAGATGGAAACAGGAGAGGCTGTTTTATAAGTCCAACGGAAATCTTCCCGTTATCCCATATTACCCTCCTCTTTACGCGGACGTAGGGGGCACAGGCACACTGTCACACCCACAAGTGTTCAATTATGACGCCTACAGAACTGTGGATTCTAGAACGAGTGATGTCAAATATGATACAACATACAGCCGCAGCATTGTCAGTCTGGATACCCCAGGGACCGCCACGCTGCCTCCCTTCAGGACTGAAAAACTGATAAA